The Blastopirellula sediminis sequence AATATCGGCAGATCCGACTAGGTTACGAGATTACGCCGGTTTCGCGGGTTCGCATCCGCATGACGGCGTACCCCTGTTCCCCTGACGTACGAAGGCCTCTTCAGGAATGCTTCAATCTCGAATCGGCTGGGCCCTTTTTTTCTGGCTTGGGCTGATCATCTTCCTGTTTACGACCGGGGCGATCGCTCTCTTTTTGCTCGACGGGATGGAGCATTCGCGTTTGCGGCAGCTCGATGCGTTGCAAACGTCGGCCCGCTTGTTTCGCCGCGAACTGGAGACGATTGGTCTCCCGCTCACTTCGCCCAAGCTGGACGAACTGGTTCAGCTGCAAGCGAAAGAGTCAGGGCTGTACATCACCGTCGCCAATGAAGACGGCAACGTGTTGATCGATTCGCGGCAAGACGCCGCGCGGATGGAGAACGTCTTGCGGCTCTCCGAGTTCAAGGAGGCGCAGGAGAACGGATTCGGCGAAGCGACCAGCGACCCGCAATTGCCGGGACGCCCGTTTCACTTCATCGTGCTCCCGCTCGAAGCGGACGGCAAACCGATCGGCTTCGTCCGGGTCGGCCAGGACATCGAAGCCGGCGGACTGCATGCGTCTTACCATTTGGTGGTCGGCTCGATGGCGCTTGGGCTGGTGATTTTGACCGGCGCTTACTTTATCGCGCGGCGGTTTGAAGAGCGGGTCGTCGCTCCGGTTCAGCAACTGACAAGAGCCTGCGCCGGCGTTGAGCGGGGCGACTACACCGGCCATGTTTGGGCCGCCGCGGAAGACGAATTGGGAGATACTGCGCGGCAGTTTACCCGCATGCAGGCGGCGATCGACATGCGTGTCGATCAGCTGACGGCCGAGTCAAACCGCTTGAAGACGGTGCTCGGCAGTATGGTGGAAGGGGTGATCGCGGTCGACGCCCAGCAGCGCGTGCTGTTGGCCAACCGCGCCGTGCGGAAGCTGCTCGCGATTCGCGCCGATGACGTGGTGGGACGACCGCTGTTGGAGCTGACGCGTAACCGCTCGCTCGATGATTC is a genomic window containing:
- a CDS encoding sensor histidine kinase, which produces MLQSRIGWALFFWLGLIIFLFTTGAIALFLLDGMEHSRLRQLDALQTSARLFRRELETIGLPLTSPKLDELVQLQAKESGLYITVANEDGNVLIDSRQDAARMENVLRLSEFKEAQENGFGEATSDPQLPGRPFHFIVLPLEADGKPIGFVRVGQDIEAGGLHASYHLVVGSMALGLVILTGAYFIARRFEERVVAPVQQLTRACAGVERGDYTGHVWAAAEDELGDTARQFTRMQAAIDMRVDQLTAESNRLKTVLGSMVEGVIAVDAQQRVLLANRAVRKLLAIRADDVVGRPLLELTRNRSLDDSFRAAIASDEPYRHEFEVSTTPRRILSLQANRLPGDPCPGVVMVLHDVTELRRLENMRREFVSSVSHELKTPLAAVRAYTETLQLGAVEDVENRGYFLSQIMDSADRLNDLIQDMLHLARIESREEAFDITEVPVAGVIEKCLHTQRDTAAARQIALRIHPPDEEISVLGDEEGVRTILSNLIDNAVKYTSEGGTVDVAWGEEGSHVAITVKDTGIGIPQAALERIFERFYRVDKARSREMGGTGLGLSIVKHTAQAMEGEVTVQSQVGEGSTFTVRLPRG